From Hydra vulgaris chromosome 15, alternate assembly HydraT2T_AEP, one genomic window encodes:
- the LOC136091683 gene encoding uncharacterized protein LOC136091683, which produces MDEIKTSLIGIKSFQGKLINESTENKRKTVDLEDRNRQNNLRIVGVEEGPNETSEEVLKKLKTLIKKDLQIYEPITIERAHRVGKFKNKPRTIICKLLNWQEKENILARARSLKGKNIFINEDFSEETMRIRKELFAQTKMHRSQGKYAKHDLSVTSSIKLIGFRLLLLTKVIVFANGGVDD; this is translated from the exons atggACGAAATTAAAACTTCGTTAATCGGAATCAAATCTTTTCAAGGAAAATTAATCAACGAATCTACcgagaataaaagaaaaacagttGACTTGGAAGATCGAAATCGCCAAAACAATTTGCGAATTGTGGGTGTTGAAGAGGGACCCAATGAGACAAGCGaggaagttttaaaaaaactgaaaacgCTTATTAAAAAGGATCTTCAAATATATGAACCAATAACCATAGAAAGAGCCCATAGGgttggaaaatttaaaaacaagccGAGGACAATTATTTGCAAATTATTAAACTGGCAggaaaaagaaaacattctgGCTAGGGCAAGAAGTCTTAAGgggaaaaatattttcattaatgaaGACTTTAGTGAAGAAACTATGAGAATTCGCAAAGAATTATTTGCACAAACAAAAATGCATCGAAGTCAAGGAAAATATGCGAAG CATGATTTATCTGTTACTAGTTCAATTAAATTGATTGGCTTTCGTCTTTTGTTGTTAACTAAAGTAATAGTATTTGCAAACGGCGGTGTTGACGATTGA